In Hymenobacter monticola, the sequence TGCAGGGCTTGGATTTGGGGGCCGATGACTACCTGGTCAAGCCCTTCCACCTCTCCGAGCTGAACGCCCGGCTCCGGGCCCTGCTGCGGCGGCGCCAGTTTCAGGGCCAGCACCACATCGTGTTTCGCGACCTGCTGGTCTGGCCAGAGTTGGCCGAAGTGCACGTAAGCGGGGAACTGCTCACGCTCACCCGCAAGGAGTACGATTTGCTGCTCTACTTCCTGGCCAACCCCGGGCGCCTGCTCACCAAGGAAGCCGTGGCCGAGCACCTGTGCGGCGACCAGGTGGACGCGGCCGACTCGTTCGACTTCATCTACACCCACATGAAGAACCTGCGCAAAAAGCTGCAGGAAAAGGGGGCCGACGGCTACATCCGCACCATCTACGGCGTGGGCTACAAGCTCAGCACCGAATAATAATGCTTACGCCCCCTGTTTCCGCCGCATGAAGCTGCTCGCCGCCACCACCCGCTACTACCTGCGCCTGACGGTGGGCCTGTTTGCCCTAGCCAGCGTGCTGCTTTACCTGGGCTTCGACTGGGCCTTGCGCAACGAGATAGAGGAGTTGCTCTACAACCGGCAGCTGCACCTGCAGAAGCAGGTGGCCCGGGGCTTGCCCTTGCCCGCGCCCGCGTTTGCCGACAACCTGGACCGCAGCCCGCAGCCCCGGCCGCTGGGGTTTTCCGATACCCTGTTGCTGGACCCGGTGGAGGACGAGATGGTCCCCTACCGCCAGCTCACCTTCCGGCTGCAACCGGCAAGGGCGGGCAGCGCGCCGGAGTGGGTGACGCTGCGCAAGTCGCTCGTCGAAACCGAGGACGTGCTGCTCGTGGTGGTGGGGGTGCTCATCGTGGTGCTGGCGTTGCTGCTAGGCGGGGTGGTGGCCCTCAACCACTGGCTGGCCCGCCGCATCTGGGCCCCGTTTCAGCACACGTTGGCCACGCTGCGCGGCTACGATTTGCAGCGCCACCAGCCCCTGTCCCTGCCCACGCCGACCATTGACGAGTTTGGGGAGCTCAACCAGGCCCTGAACACGCTGAGCGAACGGCTGGTGCGCGACTACGAGAGCCTGCGCCAGTTCACGGAAAACGCGGCCCACGAAACCCAGACGCCGCTGGCCATCATTCAGGCCAAGCTGGAGCAGCTGCTGCAGGCGCCCGCGCTACAGGACGACGAGGCACTGGCCACCCTGGTCAGCGACGCCTGGGGCGGCACCCAGCGCCTGTCGCGCCTGCACCAGTCGCTGACCTTGCTCACCCGCCTCGAAAACCACCAGTTCGCCCCCGCCCAGGCCGTGTCGGTGCAGCTGGAGCAAGTCCTGCGCGACCGGGTAGCCATGCTCGAACCCCTGCTCGAAGCCCGCCAGGTGCAGCTCACCCTGCACGCCGACCCGCCGCTGCCGGAGCTCACCATGCACCCCGGCCTGGCCGACTCGCTGCTGCAGAACCTGCTGCACAACGCCATCAAGCACAACCACCCCGGCGGACGGGTGGACGTGCGGCTCAACCGCCGGGGGCTGGAAATCAGCAACACCGGACCGACCTTAACCACCGACCCGGCGCAGTTTTTCGAGCGGTTCCGCAAGCACAACGCGGCCTCCGACTCGCCGGGGCTGGGGCTGAGCATCGCCCAGCACATCTGCGCTTACTACGGTTTCGGCATTGCCTACGACTTCACTCAAGTCGGCAACCGCCACACCTTGCGCGTGCAGTTTCCCTGAGTTTGTCCTCTCTGTTATTCTTATCCGGTATTACCATGCGCTCTGGACGTATTTTCTTACCGACACTGTTAGCGGGCGGTCTGCTGATGGGCACGGTTCCCGCACTGGCCCAGCAGCCCATGGCGGCCGACTCAGCGGCACCCACCACCCGGCCCACGCTGCTGCGCCGCAGTGCGCGTTGGGCCATCCAACCGGCTGGCCGGCGTGTGCTCGTGCCGGTGCTGCTGCTGGGCGCCGGGGCCCTGACCACGCACCGGATAGAACTGATTGAATTCGATGAGGAGGTACGCGAGGAGCTGCACGAGCACCTCCGGCCAGTCCGCACCTCCATCGACGACCAGCTGCGCCACGTGCCGGCTTATGCCACCGTGGGCCTGAGCCTGCTGGGCGTCAAGGGCAAGCACAGCACCGTCAACCAAGCCTTATTATTCGCCTTGACCTACACCATTAACAACACGCTGACGAGTAACCTCAAGCGCCTGACTCACGTCGAACGGCCGCAGGGCAGCAGCTTCGACTCGTTTCCCAGCCAGCACACCAGCGCTGCCTTCTCCGCCGCCCGCTTCCTGGACCGGGAGTACGGGGAGCGCAGCGTCTGGTACAGCGTGGGCGGCTACGCAGTCGCGACGAGCGTGGGCGCATTGCGCGTGGTCAAAGACAACCACTGGTGCTCCGATGTGTTGGCCGGCGCGGGCGTGGGCATGATTTCCACCGAGCTGGCTTACTGGGTGTACCCCCACCTGCAGCGCCTGCTGCCCAAGGGGCTGCAGGAACGGGCGGTGATTCTGCCTTACTACCAAAGTGGGGCCACCGGCTTGTCCGTGGCCGTGGTTCTTTAGGCCAGTTCGGGCACGATGCGGTGCCGTGCCAGCTAAACGCGTTACGCCTTGCTGGCTGAATTTTTAGTTTAGACCCTCCTTTCCAATCTTGCATGTTTGCTTTGCCCCGCCTGTTTCTGCTGATGGCCATCGTCTGGTTTGCGCTCGGGTGCAGCTCTACCTTCAAAGAGGTAAACCAGGAAGCCTCGGCCGCGCCGGTTTTCAATGTTCCCGCGCTGTTCGGGAAAGACATCGACCAGGTAGCAAGCGCCCTCGGTCGACCCGAGTGGGACAGCGTCTCGTCGGACGCTGCGGAAAGCATCCGACTCTTTCGCCGGGACACCGTTTTGCTGCGCGTCGGCTACGCTGCGCCCACCCGTAAAGTGCACAGCTTTCTAATCCAATCCGCCCACGCGCAAACCGGCGACTACCGGTCCTTGCTGCGACTGGTCAATCTGACTGGCAGCGAGCCCGTGCTGGTCGTGGTACCACTCGTTTCCAACACCAATTCCGGCAGGTACAGCGGAGTCAAAGTGTTTGTGAAGGACGGCGCGGGGCTTTAGCAGCAGGGCGGGCAAATTTCCAGAGATTAGGAACGATAACCCTTAATTATCATCCCTAATCTTTTCGTACTTTTGCCCGGCCGATTTTTACCAAACCAGCCGCGCCCGGGCGTTCGTGAGCACTGCGCCGGATAGTCATTCACGCCTGCACCCATGAACGAACAAAAGGGAAAGAAAGAGCAAGTGGCCGTCGTGCCCGCCTCGTCGCTGGCCGAGATGGGCGAAGCCCTAGCCGCGCACGTCGGCCGCTACTTTGTCGAGGGGCTGCACGGCGCGGACAACACACGCCTGGCGTATTCGGCCGACCTGAAAAGCTTCGAGGCGTACTGCGAAGCCAACGCCCTGACGCCGTACCCGGCCGACGCAGCGACCCTGGCCGCCTACATTGCCCACCTGGCCGACCTGCCCCGCAAGCTGGCCACCATCCGCCGGCACCTGGCTGCCATCCAGAAGAAGCACGAGTTGCACGGCCACCCGTCGGCCGTGGGCTCCAAGCCGGTCGAAACCGTGCTGCGCGGCATCGGCCGCGTCGTGGGCAAAAAGCAGAAGCAGGCCCCGGCCTTCACCGTCGAGGCCCTGAAGCAGGCCATCCGCGGGCTGGACCTTACCACGCCCGTGGGCCTGCGGGACCGGGCCATCCTGCTGCTCGGCTTCGCGGGGGCCTTCCGGCGCTCGGAGCTGGTGGCTCTCAACGTCGAGGCGCTGGAATACAAAAACGGAGCGCTGGTGCTGCACCTGGATAAAAGCAAAACCAACCAGCAGGGCGAAACCGAAGACAAGGCGGTGTTCTACGCGCCGACCCCGCTATTCTGTCCGATTCGGGCCTGCGAGGAATGGCTGGCGGTGCTGGGCCGCACGTCCGGGCCGCTGTTCGTGTCGATGGTGCGCGCCAAGCCGGGACAGCCGGGCCGGCCGGGCGCCCGCCGCCTGACCGATGGCCGGCTGAATAGCGTGGTGAAGGCTCACTTGGGCGACAAGTACTCGGCCCATTCGCTGCGGGCGTCCTTTATCACCGTTGCCGTGCTCAACGGCCAGTCCAATAACTTCATCAAGAACCAGACGAAGCAGAAGACCGACGAAATGATTAGCCGCTACACCCGCCTGACGGATGTGATTGCATACAATGCGGCGCAATCCCTAGGGCTGTAATGCCGGCGTCGATGTAATTACAAAAAAGGCATTAGGAGAAACGCTTTTCTAGAGCCCAAAAACCGTTATTCGTTCTTACGGCACCTAATAGATGGCCTCTATCTGCCTCCGCTACCTGCCATCTTCCCGTCGCACAATAAAGCGTTACTTTAGCTTGGCCAAACTACATCCAAGTAATATAATGGACCTTTTCTGGGCGTTTTTACCGAAAAAGACAAACCCGTCCGCAGTCGGCCGGTTCTGCGCGCTGGTTCTCGGGATGCTGCTGGTTTTGCCGCCGTTGCGCGGGCAATGCCAAGGCAACGCAGTAATCGAAGATGAAATCAAAGCGGTGAAGGAGGCCTTAGCCAAGAACAGGAGGCCGACCACCTTTTCCAACACCGTAGAGGACATGTATTTTGACTGCGCAGCCCGCAAGCTGGCCTCGCAGTATTTCAGCTTAACCGAGGCGGAAAGAAGCAAGGTTAAAAAGCTGGATTTTTACGCCCTCCATATGAAAAGCTACGCCGCGGCGTGCATCAACAACGTGATGGAGGAGGTCAAGCGCATTAACAAAAGCAGAAATGTGAAGGTGGAAGTTTACCGCGAGCAGGCGTTTAAGGAATATTTGAAAAAGGAGCTAAGCAAGGACATTGAGAGCGACGAGACCACACGCGGCAGAGTGAATTATGAGGACTTGTGTAACTGCATCTACAGCAAAGTCAAGTACACGCCTTTGGAAAACGGGAAACTAATGGACATGGGGGACCCCAAGGGCTATTACAACACTCATGTACTGCCACCATGCATCAGCGTTTCCTTGATTGCCGTGGACCCCGACGCGAAAGCGAACGAGGCCAAGGCCGCCTTTTCCGCGAGTCTCTACGACGATGTGAGCGGTACCTTGCCGCAGGAGCGCATCAAAACGCTGCCCTATAAGGGTACGCGCACCATCGCCTTCTCCATCGGCAAAACGGCTTACGACGGCGTGATTGATTCCGGCGCTTCGTACTTGGTACTGACCACCGACATTGAGCGCGAACTACTCCTAGAGGGCATCATTGACAAGTCGAAGTACCTGGAGCCCGTTGAACTCGAAGTGGCCGATGGCCGCAGCATTTCAGTCCGCCGGATGGTTATCCCGAACATCGTGCTGGGCGGCTTCACGATTCGCAACGTCGTCGCCTGCGTCGTGCCAAGCGCAAAAACCATTTTAGTTGGGAAAAGCCTGCTCAATAAATTCAGGCGGTGGAGCTTCGACAACGAATCCGGCGAACTGCTGCTCGACAACCGCACCGCCCAGCAGCTCGCCCGGCCCTCTTTTTTGCAAGCCAAGCGTTCGGAATCGCGGACGCCCTGCAGCCCCGCCCCCGGTAATGAGGGGAAGGTGTATACCTACGTCGAACAGATGCCCCGCTTTCCGGGGGGGCCGGATGCCCTGCTGCCGTACATCCTCAATGCTCTTGTACGCCAGGACTCTGCGGGCAGCGGTGCTGAGGACCGGACCACGGGCAGCATCTACGTCAGCTTTACGGTAGACTGCGGTGGCAACGTAGTGGACGTCAGAATGATTAAAAAGAGCCCGACCCTCTCCGAGTACCTGCACAACGAAGTTATGCGGGTCGTCAAATCGTTGCCCGCGTTCACGCCCGGCAAGCAGAATGGCAGAGCGGTCGATGTATCGTTCACAATGCCCATCACCGTCAAATAGGGGGCTCCAGCTGGTCTTTCCCGGTTAGCCAGTTGGCCTTGGCAATGTTACCCAATACGAGTACTTATGCCACCGTAAGGTGGCCAAGCCATGAGCATCAAACGAATACTTTTCGCACTAGCCCTGGTTCTCAGCTCGCTTACAAGCTACTGTAAATCAATAGCCAGCAACCACGACTACAGCGTTACGGCTTCAGAGTTACGTATACGGTCGAAGCCAGATGGAAAGTCCGATGTACTAGGTTCGCTTCGTAGAGGTGATATAGTCCGCGTTGTGGATACAGAAGAGCAATGGGCCAAAATACGAGTAGCTGGTTCAGTCGGGTATGTAAAGAGCGAGTTCCTGGGGGAAGCTCAGCCTCTTATCAAACAGGCAACCACCTTTAAAGCCCGCTTCCTGCTGGGGTTTAGGTTCTTCATGCTTGTGCTGATAGGAATGGGAAGTATTCGCAGCATCCAGACCAGAAACAAAGATGGTCGCTTTAAAGGCGGGTTCCGCTTGAAGAAGCCCGATTTTGGCGATATGGTTTTTATCGTTTTCTCTAGCCTTGTGATTTGCTCGATAATAGGACTTGTTATCGGAGTGGCTGGCTTCTTTTAGGTGTAACTAGCTTTTCGTTAGCCTGAGTTATGTCTGAGCCCGATAAATTCAAGCCCTGCTCCAACCGTTGAACATGGAATTCCTGCAAGTATTTTCTTATGTTTCTATCTTCCTGTTCAGCTACACCTTGCTCTACGCCTGGTTGTCAATCGCTGCCGGCTCACCTTCACATTCTTCGGGGAAGCTGCGAGGTCAGTTAGTGCTCCTGCTCACAGTTGTGATAACATTCAGCGTTTATGGGTTCACATCAAAGCTCACACAGCCTCTCTATGCGCTTCTCCCAATCTTGTTGGTAGTAATTCTACTGTCGGCCTCCCGTGTTGGCTATGAGAAGGATTACGATACCAAGTCGTTCGCAAGGAGCTTCATGGTTAAAATGGGTATCTCACTGATTGTGGCTTTCTGCGCCTCTTAGACAAGAAAATTACTATACATTCACCTTTGCGTAGCTCCGCAGTCTCCAAGGCTAAGCCATTAACTTATGGTAGGAGGGCAACGTAAACTGTCACTATGAAAATTACCCAACAAGCCTCCTCGGACACCGTTACTCTCGCCCTTGACGGTGAACTGGATGCCAGTTCTTCCTCAATCCTTGACGAGAGCCTGGGTAACCCCGAATTGTTAAAATACAGCAAGGTCCTCATCGACTGCTCGAACCTGAAGTACATATCTTCAGCTGGGCTCGGGGTATTCATCTCCCACATAAAGCGCCTGCAGGATGCAAACGTTAAGCTGGTGTTCTTCAATATGAAGGACAAGATTTTTAACGTATTTGAAGTCCTGGGTCTCGATGCCCTGCTGACCATCGTTCCCACAGAGGTTGAAGCAGCATCAGCGTAATGACCAGCAGGGGCCTCGGCTTGCAACCTAACAGCCGTTGAAGTTTGGATTATTGACGAAAGAATTCATCCGCGTTGATAGGAGCTTGCGCCATATTTCCACCAGACACAGTATATAGCGTAATGGAACCAGTAGTGTAGCCCCTGCTATTGCTCATTACCTTGATGAGATTGCCCTCGTCCTTTGATTCGCTAAAACTTTGGTCAGAATCAAAATAGCCCTTTGTGCCACAGGCACTTTTACGAGTCGGATTCCAGTCTTTACCCGAAAACACTTTAAGATAGTATGTACCCGCAGGGATGCGTGACATTTTAAAGTCTGTTCCGCTACGAATGTATTCATTGCGGATTACCTTGTTATCGCTGGCCCTGGCTAAGCAGACAATGGCATCGGTACTGTTATTAGAGTTACTGAAGTTTATCCAAGCACTGCCCGAATATCGGCCTTTGCCAAAGCAGTTATCCAGTGGCGATTTACCATTTGACAACTGATTTCCCGCGTAGGGGGATACCGGCGGCTCATAATCAGCGGAGTCAAGTACGGTAGGGCCTGGTGCCGCAGTGGTAGCTTCTGCAGTACTGTTACCAGTTGTATCAGTTGACGTCGTGCTATCACATGCTGATAACGCTGCAACAAGTAGCAGCAGCAGAAAGGAGTTAAACCCTTTTGGAATCCAACAGAACAGCTCTTTGGACCGCATATTCCCGCTCAAGCCGACATCTAATCGTTGGAAAAGATTTTCGGTGGGTGCTGCACTGATGCTTTCCTTATGCTTATCAAAAGATTCAGTTTTTTTTGGGTAAAGCTTTACCATAAGGGTAAAATTCAAAAGTGCGTTTTCTCCGCCACAATATATGGGGAGTAAGTTGATAGCTAGGCACTAGGCGGGCCGTGTACTACAATTGCCGGTACCGAACTTCAAATGCTTCAATCTGGGTTTCGTTGCCTAACACCAGCAACACATCTCCGATAGCGGGGCAGTAGTTAGCGTCCGGGCTGACCACGAGTGTACCATTTTGTTGGCGCAGAGCAATGACATTCGCTCCGGTAAGGGAGCGTACATCAAGCTCACGGATGCTTCGTCCCTGCATTTCCCGACGGAGCTGCTGAAAACTGAGTTCTTCCAGGCGGAGCTTGTCAGCGCTTAGACCTGATATTAGGTCGAGGAACCGGATAACCTCGGGGCGGACGACTAAGTCAGCCATATGAGACCCCCCGATTTCATCAGGCATAACCACTGAATTAGCCCCTGCCGCTATAAGCTTACGCTCAGAGGTTTTTTCGGAAGCACGGGCAATGATGTTCAGCCGCGGATTAAGGGCTCGGGCAGAGAGTGCCACCGACATGTTATCAGAGTCTTTCGGCAGGGCCGCGATAATGGCGGATGCCCGCCCAATACCGGCTTGCTCCATAACCGGGTCTAGCGTGGCATCGCCAAACACGTAGAATATTTTTCCACCTGGGACGCCATCGCCGTCAATATCTGCGCCATTGTACCCTTCACTGAGCTGTCTGATAAGCTGCTCATTCTGTTCTATCACGACGACCCGGACGCTGTTGTTCAGTAGCTTTTGATACGCTTTACGGCCGTTGCTGCCAAAGCCGCAAATGATAACATGTCCACTGAAGCGCTTAATTTCTTGGTCTGTCCGGTACATCTTGAAAATCTTGCGTAGCTCGCCATCAAAAATGAATGTGGTTATGACCGACACTAAGTAGGCGACGACCAACAGGTTATACAGAATATAAAACGAGGTGAAGATGCGCCCGGCCTGGGACAGGGGACGAAGGACTTCATATCCGCCACCTGAGACCGTTATAACGGACATGTAGAACGCATCCGGCACATTGAAGTGCTCAATGGTCATAAACCCTGTCACGCCAATGGCCACGCTCGTTAGAGTAAGCCCGGCAGCATACTTAAGGCTATTAATCTGGGAAGGTCGCAGCATATCTAGTAGCCTCAGCTGGTGACGTCGGGTGTACGGGTAGCGAGCAGAGAAGAGGCCCGGCTATAGGGCCGGGCCTCCATCATAGGGCTTGCAAGGAAGGAGATGGCTATTTGCTGCCGGCAGTCCACTTGAAACCGAAGCCGTAGTGATTATCCGCCGCGCTGTGCCCGTTGAAGTACCGCTCTTCTTTGGTCATCACAACACCTGCCTCGGTGAACTGAATCAGTGCGGCTGCGCAGAAAATCTGGTTTTCTCCAGGGTTGTTAAGCTCCAACTTGATTTCTTCGCCATTGCTCATTTTGAAGTGCATACGGCCGTTTACCGTGCGGAAGTCCTTTGCTCCGGCATAGATGAGCGCGAATACCATCACGCGCTTGATGGTATCTGGCCGTACAATGGCCATGTTCTCGCCATCAGCTGCTCCCCCGGTACGGTCGTCCTTATCGAGAAAAATGAAGGGTGGCTTCGTAAGCGAGCCGAAATTATTGCCCAAGGGCTGAATCACGCCCTTAGAGCCGTCGTTTAGTTCGTACATGCATCCCAAATCAAGGTCAGGGGCCGCTGCTGCAGCTCCACCGCCGAATAGCTTGCCAAAGAGACCGGTGCTTTTGGTTTCCCCGCTGTTCCAGTTCAGGTTTACCTCAACTTTAAGCTGAACCTTCTGCTCCTTGCTGAGATTGATTTGGTGCTTGTCACCACGTTTTTGTAGAGTAATTGCCATGTTGTAGTTGGGTTGAATGGTGTTGGAGTAAAGGGTTGCTGCGTGGAAGTCGTGCTGGGAGTAGGCTTCTGCTTAAGGCATAATGAGGTCCCTCAGTTTGTTGGCGGCTTTGCGCTTCAGACAGGGAATGGTTAGTGAATTGCCATACATGCGGATGAACATATCCGTACCGAAAAGCCGCTGGTCAATCTCAATGTGGCGCACGGAGGTGAATCGAAACTTGTTCTCGTCGATGCCAATCAAGTACCAGTTGCGCTTGCGTACCGTAATGAAATTATTGGCAGCATCCACTTCCACAGTCCATGGAATGATGGCATTCCAGAGCTGACCGCGAAGCATCAAGTTGAAGGAAGAAGACTTGAACGTTTCAATCATGAGGGATAAGCGATAAGGGTCAAAGTATAATGCTAGTACCCATCATGGTGCACCAACGCCGTCAGCAACCCAATAGCCCGCTCAAAAGCGGGCTGCAGGTGATAGCTATTGCCGTAGGCGTAGTGCAGGAGCGTATGCCGAAAAGTCTTCGACTGGTAGTGAATGAAGGTGGTAAATTCCGCAAAGTCCGCACACAAGATGTACTTGACTACTCGAGTGTTGAAAAGAAACTCATCATTCTTGATGATGTCGTCAATGGATAGCAGATTGCGAACGGCAGCGTAATTAAGGTAATTTTCTACGGTTGGGTCGCACTCCTGGGGCCTGGCCACTTGAGCGAAATAGAGAAACAGATGAGACTGCTCGACTAGCCCCGTCCTTTCAAGAAGGTGGCATATCCGTTCTTCATGCGAGCCGGTAACGCGGATGTCGTCCAGGAATATCAGCGTTTTGCCGCGGGCAAACTCTACATCGACATAAAAGTCATCGCCCGAAATGGCTTTATCTCGCTGGGCCTTGGACATAGCTCCATAGTCCTCGTTGTAGCTATAGCTGCGAAATATCTTCCCCTCCTGCAGCGGTGCCAAGCCGTGACGGGGTATGGCGACCTCGTTGTACCTAGCTACAAAGTAATCCTTTAAGGCAAAGGTCGCTGTGGGCACAAAGTTGAAAGGCGCCGGATAGATAACGACACCTTTCGGGTTCGCCAGAGCGGGCAAAAAGCTGTT encodes:
- a CDS encoding potassium channel family protein; this translates as MLRPSQINSLKYAAGLTLTSVAIGVTGFMTIEHFNVPDAFYMSVITVSGGGYEVLRPLSQAGRIFTSFYILYNLLVVAYLVSVITTFIFDGELRKIFKMYRTDQEIKRFSGHVIICGFGSNGRKAYQKLLNNSVRVVVIEQNEQLIRQLSEGYNGADIDGDGVPGGKIFYVFGDATLDPVMEQAGIGRASAIIAALPKDSDNMSVALSARALNPRLNIIARASEKTSERKLIAAGANSVVMPDEIGGSHMADLVVRPEVIRFLDLISGLSADKLRLEELSFQQLRREMQGRSIRELDVRSLTGANVIALRQQNGTLVVSPDANYCPAIGDVLLVLGNETQIEAFEVRYRQL
- a CDS encoding energy transducer TonB, translating into MDLFWAFLPKKTNPSAVGRFCALVLGMLLVLPPLRGQCQGNAVIEDEIKAVKEALAKNRRPTTFSNTVEDMYFDCAARKLASQYFSLTEAERSKVKKLDFYALHMKSYAAACINNVMEEVKRINKSRNVKVEVYREQAFKEYLKKELSKDIESDETTRGRVNYEDLCNCIYSKVKYTPLENGKLMDMGDPKGYYNTHVLPPCISVSLIAVDPDAKANEAKAAFSASLYDDVSGTLPQERIKTLPYKGTRTIAFSIGKTAYDGVIDSGASYLVLTTDIERELLLEGIIDKSKYLEPVELEVADGRSISVRRMVIPNIVLGGFTIRNVVACVVPSAKTILVGKSLLNKFRRWSFDNESGELLLDNRTAQQLARPSFLQAKRSESRTPCSPAPGNEGKVYTYVEQMPRFPGGPDALLPYILNALVRQDSAGSGAEDRTTGSIYVSFTVDCGGNVVDVRMIKKSPTLSEYLHNEVMRVVKSLPAFTPGKQNGRAVDVSFTMPITVK
- a CDS encoding STAS domain-containing protein, translated to MKITQQASSDTVTLALDGELDASSSSILDESLGNPELLKYSKVLIDCSNLKYISSAGLGVFISHIKRLQDANVKLVFFNMKDKIFNVFEVLGLDALLTIVPTEVEAASA
- a CDS encoding tyrosine-type recombinase/integrase → MNEQKGKKEQVAVVPASSLAEMGEALAAHVGRYFVEGLHGADNTRLAYSADLKSFEAYCEANALTPYPADAATLAAYIAHLADLPRKLATIRRHLAAIQKKHELHGHPSAVGSKPVETVLRGIGRVVGKKQKQAPAFTVEALKQAIRGLDLTTPVGLRDRAILLLGFAGAFRRSELVALNVEALEYKNGALVLHLDKSKTNQQGETEDKAVFYAPTPLFCPIRACEEWLAVLGRTSGPLFVSMVRAKPGQPGRPGARRLTDGRLNSVVKAHLGDKYSAHSLRASFITVAVLNGQSNNFIKNQTKQKTDEMISRYTRLTDVIAYNAAQSLGL
- a CDS encoding sensor histidine kinase; this translates as MKLLAATTRYYLRLTVGLFALASVLLYLGFDWALRNEIEELLYNRQLHLQKQVARGLPLPAPAFADNLDRSPQPRPLGFSDTLLLDPVEDEMVPYRQLTFRLQPARAGSAPEWVTLRKSLVETEDVLLVVVGVLIVVLALLLGGVVALNHWLARRIWAPFQHTLATLRGYDLQRHQPLSLPTPTIDEFGELNQALNTLSERLVRDYESLRQFTENAAHETQTPLAIIQAKLEQLLQAPALQDDEALATLVSDAWGGTQRLSRLHQSLTLLTRLENHQFAPAQAVSVQLEQVLRDRVAMLEPLLEARQVQLTLHADPPLPELTMHPGLADSLLQNLLHNAIKHNHPGGRVDVRLNRRGLEISNTGPTLTTDPAQFFERFRKHNAASDSPGLGLSIAQHICAYYGFGIAYDFTQVGNRHTLRVQFP
- a CDS encoding SH3 domain-containing protein yields the protein MSIKRILFALALVLSSLTSYCKSIASNHDYSVTASELRIRSKPDGKSDVLGSLRRGDIVRVVDTEEQWAKIRVAGSVGYVKSEFLGEAQPLIKQATTFKARFLLGFRFFMLVLIGMGSIRSIQTRNKDGRFKGGFRLKKPDFGDMVFIVFSSLVICSIIGLVIGVAGFF
- a CDS encoding phosphatase PAP2 family protein, translated to MRSGRIFLPTLLAGGLLMGTVPALAQQPMAADSAAPTTRPTLLRRSARWAIQPAGRRVLVPVLLLGAGALTTHRIELIEFDEEVREELHEHLRPVRTSIDDQLRHVPAYATVGLSLLGVKGKHSTVNQALLFALTYTINNTLTSNLKRLTHVERPQGSSFDSFPSQHTSAAFSAARFLDREYGERSVWYSVGGYAVATSVGALRVVKDNHWCSDVLAGAGVGMISTELAYWVYPHLQRLLPKGLQERAVILPYYQSGATGLSVAVVL
- a CDS encoding phosphoribosyltransferase family protein, with translation MPTTALRTGEQFAAHLIEPPAATATLADYDFGFQPHEYSRLKYGSKSLARRFGRELANSLLESDRFNSFLPALANPKGVVIYPAPFNFVPTATFALKDYFVARYNEVAIPRHGLAPLQEGKIFRSYSYNEDYGAMSKAQRDKAISGDDFYVDVEFARGKTLIFLDDIRVTGSHEERICHLLERTGLVEQSHLFLYFAQVARPQECDPTVENYLNYAAVRNLLSIDDIIKNDEFLFNTRVVKYILCADFAEFTTFIHYQSKTFRHTLLHYAYGNSYHLQPAFERAIGLLTALVHHDGY
- a CDS encoding response regulator transcription factor, giving the protein MKLLLVEDEAALRLTLVDALRQGGYVVEVAADFAQAYEKIKLYQYDCVLVDLTLPDGDGLDLVRTLKADGSLAGVLVLTARDGIDDRVQGLDLGADDYLVKPFHLSELNARLRALLRRRQFQGQHHIVFRDLLVWPELAEVHVSGELLTLTRKEYDLLLYFLANPGRLLTKEAVAEHLCGDQVDAADSFDFIYTHMKNLRKKLQEKGADGYIRTIYGVGYKLSTE